The Phycisphaeraceae bacterium genome has a window encoding:
- the nadC gene encoding carboxylating nicotinate-nucleotide diphosphorylase, which produces MGRGQPRLHSSVLDLNALPLPDLFHALTADGLLRRTLEIARNEDLGAAGDITTDSIIPEDAIASATLGARRPGVVAGLAAVPLLLDVFGCPADVAIRRPDGSRCQAGDVLARLEGPLRGILAIERTLLNLIGRLSGVATITDAHVQQVRGTGAVVCDTRKTTPGLRGVEKYAVRCGGGTLHRVGLYDAALYKDNHLAHVPTVGLTQAINRAVRAVRASASPRFVEVEVDSLAQLEAVLACEEGLVDVILLDNMPLQMLREAVEKRNRSGRRVLLEASGGVSLGAIRAIAESGVERVSVGAITHSAPALDVGLDIEPS; this is translated from the coding sequence ATGGGGCGGGGCCAACCGCGTCTACACTCCAGCGTGCTTGATCTCAACGCCCTGCCGCTGCCGGATCTCTTCCACGCCCTCACCGCCGACGGGCTGCTCCGCCGCACGCTGGAGATCGCCAGGAACGAGGATCTCGGGGCGGCGGGCGATATCACGACCGACTCGATCATTCCCGAAGACGCAATCGCCAGCGCCACGCTTGGCGCCCGAAGGCCGGGCGTGGTGGCGGGGCTGGCCGCCGTTCCGCTGCTGCTGGATGTGTTCGGATGCCCGGCTGACGTGGCGATCAGGCGGCCCGATGGTTCCCGATGCCAGGCCGGCGACGTGCTGGCCCGGCTGGAAGGCCCGCTGCGGGGCATCCTGGCGATCGAGCGCACGCTGCTCAACCTGATCGGTCGGCTTTCAGGCGTCGCCACCATCACCGACGCCCACGTGCAGCAGGTGCGCGGCACGGGAGCCGTGGTCTGCGACACGCGCAAGACCACGCCCGGACTTCGCGGCGTGGAGAAGTACGCGGTGCGCTGCGGGGGCGGCACCTTGCACCGAGTCGGGCTGTATGACGCTGCCCTCTACAAGGACAACCACCTCGCCCACGTTCCGACCGTCGGCCTGACGCAGGCGATCAATCGTGCCGTCCGCGCGGTGCGCGCTTCCGCGTCTCCGCGATTCGTTGAGGTGGAAGTCGATTCGCTCGCTCAGCTGGAGGCGGTGCTGGCCTGTGAAGAAGGTCTGGTGGATGTCATTCTGCTCGACAACATGCCGCTCCAGATGCTGCGCGAGGCGGTGGAGAAGCGCAACCGGTCGGGTCGCCGCGTGCTGCTGGAAGCGTCGGGCGGCGTGTCGCTTGGCGCCATTCGCGCCATCGCGGAGTCGGGCGTCGAGCGTGTCTCCGTGGGGGCGATCACGCATTCCGCGCCTGCGCTCGACGTGGGACTGGACATCGAACCGTCGTGA
- a CDS encoding ABC transporter ATP-binding protein, with product MGDRAKPLDWAISRRILRHMLRYRGLFWWIAVFATGLALLNGALPHAAGLVIAGPVVSPAAFEESWGIPAGTGVWLGAGLIALLGLLWVVVMKVRFVLVALMAERVAHDLRAALFRHLHRLGMSYFDRTKVGWIIARGGSDIDQIRSAVSQVIPRTLIAALQMAYAAFAIALYDLWMLGALALIAPVVYGINHYFRQRLSVAHREVRASFSRLTANLAESVAGIRVTQAFVREGRNAAMFHDLNMEHRRNNLREARAHGRYVPTLEFAGQAFIVIALLLGGWRVQEGLMTVGALIGVMLMSRPFFQPITVLGEMYNMTLQAMAGGERVFTLLDTPSTVREPEKPVPLPRTGQGARVEFRHAGFGYAPDRPVIQDVSFTAEPGQTIAIVGHTGAGKTTIASLLAKFYEHNAGDILIDGVPIRDIHSDDLHAQTAMVTQQHFLFYGTVTENIRFGRPEATDDEVRAVCERLGCLDVLESLPHGLASEVGERGENLSLGQRQLVCFARAMIARPRILLLDEATSAVDAVTESRIQAAIERLLEGRTSFVIAHRLSTVRRADLVLVMERGRIIERGTHDQLVAQGGVYAGLYEQFVRLSTGE from the coding sequence ATGGGCGACCGCGCCAAGCCGCTGGACTGGGCGATTTCGCGCCGCATCCTGCGGCACATGCTGCGTTATCGCGGATTGTTCTGGTGGATCGCGGTGTTCGCCACGGGGCTGGCGCTGCTCAACGGCGCGTTGCCGCACGCGGCCGGGCTGGTGATCGCCGGGCCGGTGGTGTCGCCCGCGGCGTTCGAGGAGTCGTGGGGCATCCCCGCGGGCACGGGCGTGTGGCTGGGCGCGGGGCTGATTGCGCTCCTCGGCCTGCTGTGGGTCGTGGTGATGAAGGTGCGCTTCGTGCTCGTGGCGCTCATGGCCGAGCGCGTGGCTCATGATCTGCGGGCGGCGCTCTTCCGCCACCTGCACCGTCTGGGGATGAGCTACTTCGACCGCACCAAGGTCGGCTGGATCATCGCGCGGGGGGGCAGCGACATCGACCAGATTCGCAGCGCGGTGTCGCAGGTCATTCCGCGAACGCTCATCGCCGCCCTGCAGATGGCCTACGCGGCCTTCGCCATCGCGCTCTACGACCTGTGGATGCTCGGCGCGCTGGCGCTCATCGCGCCGGTGGTGTACGGCATCAACCACTACTTCCGCCAACGCCTCTCGGTGGCACACCGCGAGGTGCGGGCCAGTTTCAGCCGCCTGACCGCCAACCTGGCCGAGTCGGTAGCGGGCATCCGCGTGACGCAGGCGTTTGTACGCGAAGGACGCAACGCCGCCATGTTCCATGATCTGAACATGGAGCACCGGCGCAACAACCTGCGCGAGGCGCGGGCCCACGGGCGCTACGTGCCAACACTGGAGTTCGCCGGCCAGGCGTTCATCGTGATCGCGCTCCTGCTGGGCGGCTGGCGCGTGCAGGAAGGACTGATGACCGTGGGCGCCCTGATCGGCGTGATGCTCATGTCGCGCCCCTTCTTCCAGCCCATCACCGTGCTGGGCGAAATGTACAACATGACGCTGCAGGCCATGGCGGGGGGCGAGCGAGTCTTCACCCTGCTTGACACCCCTTCCACCGTCCGTGAACCGGAGAAACCCGTCCCCCTGCCCCGCACCGGGCAGGGCGCGCGCGTGGAGTTCCGCCACGCGGGCTTCGGGTACGCGCCGGACCGGCCCGTCATTCAGGACGTGTCCTTCACCGCCGAGCCGGGCCAGACCATCGCCATCGTGGGCCACACCGGGGCGGGGAAGACCACCATCGCGTCGCTTCTGGCGAAGTTCTATGAGCACAACGCGGGCGACATTCTGATTGACGGCGTTCCGATCCGCGACATCCACTCCGACGACCTGCACGCCCAGACCGCGATGGTGACGCAGCAGCACTTCCTGTTCTATGGCACGGTGACTGAGAACATCCGCTTCGGCCGCCCTGAGGCCACCGACGACGAAGTGCGAGCGGTGTGCGAGCGGCTGGGCTGCCTCGACGTGCTGGAGTCGCTGCCGCACGGGCTGGCCAGCGAGGTGGGCGAGCGCGGCGAGAATCTGTCCCTCGGCCAGCGGCAACTGGTGTGCTTCGCACGAGCCATGATCGCCCGTCCGCGCATTCTGCTGCTCGATGAAGCCACCAGCGCGGTGGACGCCGTGACGGAGTCACGCATCCAGGCCGCCATTGAACGTCTGCTGGAGGGGCGAACCAGTTTCGTCATCGCCCACCGGCTCTCCACCGTCCGCCGCGCCGACCTGGTGCTGGTCATGGAACGAGGCCGCATCATTGAGCGCGGCACGCACGATCAACTGGTGGCCCAGGGTGGGGTGTACGCCGGACTGTACGAGCAGTTCGTGCGGCTGAGTACGGGGGAGTAA
- a CDS encoding queuosine precursor transporter, translated as MAVTKSKSAPRLHPIEASHLHARRERVFLVLAGLFLGTLAMLNILGVTRFIALASYTPPADGGDAGAGAGWSWGTFGTYSFAVAVGVLPYPITFLCTDFISEFYGRARANAVVWVGFLLNIWVVFILWLGGVLPGSESPAFFEVRRLAFGAVTASMMAYLAAQFCDVYVFHFWKRLTNGRHLWLRNNGSTMVSQMVDTVAVITITYWAGGLDGIIAADRAATPQLLLLMATGYAFKFVCALLDTIPFYVGVRWLSGYLQIDPTQEHRADAEELLLDEM; from the coding sequence ATGGCCGTCACCAAGAGCAAGTCCGCGCCGCGACTGCACCCCATCGAGGCCTCGCACCTGCACGCGCGTCGGGAGCGGGTGTTTCTCGTCCTCGCCGGACTGTTTCTGGGCACGCTGGCGATGCTCAACATCCTCGGCGTGACGCGGTTCATCGCCCTGGCCAGCTACACCCCACCCGCGGATGGCGGCGACGCCGGGGCGGGAGCCGGATGGTCGTGGGGAACGTTCGGCACGTACTCCTTCGCGGTGGCGGTCGGCGTGCTGCCCTATCCGATCACGTTCCTCTGCACCGACTTCATCAGCGAGTTCTACGGCCGGGCGCGGGCCAACGCGGTGGTATGGGTTGGTTTTCTGCTCAACATCTGGGTGGTGTTCATCCTGTGGCTGGGGGGCGTGCTGCCGGGAAGCGAGTCGCCCGCCTTCTTTGAAGTGCGGCGGCTGGCCTTCGGCGCGGTCACCGCCTCGATGATGGCCTACCTGGCCGCCCAGTTCTGCGACGTGTACGTCTTCCACTTCTGGAAGCGGCTGACCAATGGCAGGCACCTGTGGCTGCGCAACAACGGCTCCACGATGGTGAGTCAGATGGTGGACACGGTGGCGGTGATCACCATCACCTACTGGGCGGGGGGCCTGGACGGCATCATCGCCGCGGATCGAGCGGCGACGCCTCAACTGCTGCTGCTCATGGCGACGGGGTACGCCTTCAAATTCGTCTGCGCCTTGCTGGACACCATTCCGTTCTACGTGGGCGTGCGCTGGCTGAGCGGGTATCTGCAGATCGACCCCACGCAGGAGCACCGTGCGGACGCGGAGGAACTGCTGCTGGATGAAATGTAG
- a CDS encoding mechanosensitive ion channel: protein MMRRVRTHVRRGLAWAACLVVGAGVAIAAPAQQTPPSPPPSDPPASPPTAQPVDLSQIEPLIAPLVEKEAAGALDEVEKARLALLKQAQSHLQTLATLQAESQQLLELARTAPDRAAAIQTEIAAPIESAVPAVDPALTAEDITARLETARHALDAARTQRTAVEGDLARRTQRLGALATESAEAINRLAELRSRLGAGGDPNDPPPVAEARRLALLAEIRLVEGLIAKLDAEGRSYEARKTVMPLRVQQADRNVVIAERTIRALEEALNRKRAEAAEAARRQAEAEQRAAAFQHPLVQHIVARNTELATRVAELTTTITEATAERQQLERLLQTWRESYRKSREQAEVAGLSDTIGLHLRNQRSRLPDARAHQRATVIRQKSLRELQLESNQYHDALNDLVELDAALDARIAQADPPVAPERLDLVRVAAREAMVRQQETLARLVGTLDDYVDTTLPELQRLERELIALVIEYRAFIDERILWIQSREVVQMKDLRLSWEAMKWFARPDAWRETAQLLWTDARQYPLVYLSTILLLAALFVSRTRLARQFDVLAEKVRKPTTDRFTWTFAAAVLTPVLAAIGPLALAIVAWRLTSGTVQSGFGAALASGLRGVAILLFGTEVLRILCRPDGVGDAHLGWRADSLRLVRHHLRWLVLIAMPAAFVIGVADAAEERAREPLEALSRLAFALALLGGAVFAHRVFHPDRGVLRDVIARYRGGWIDRLQTLWFWGLVLAPAALAAASLVGWHYTALQLESRLLSSAILVLTIVTAHAMFMRWLTLTQRRIAIEQWRRKRAAMAEQAAAPSAETGEIASAAPQEEGIDVAAVSEQSKRLLGVAAVFALVIGLAWVWAEVMPAFRILDTIVIWHDSRTVTDADGISSIIAADITLTHLAIALIIFIVTYAVSRNIPGLLEITILQRLPLTPSARYAVTTLVRYVIVIVGVVLGFNAVGIGWSKVQWLAAAITFGLGFGLQEIFANFVSGIIILFERPIRVGDVVTVGDVSGVVSKIRMRATTITDWDRKELIIPNKEFVTGRVMNWTLSDSTLRVRITVGIAYGSDTEKAKQVLLDMAARNPLVLRDPPPRALFIGFGASSLDFELRCFVASVDHNMQVRDELNMAIDRAFREQGVEIAFPQQDIHIRSVDAPIPLQRVGRDQSDQEPPSVEPPREA, encoded by the coding sequence ATGATGCGGCGCGTCCGGACTCATGTGCGTCGGGGGCTGGCATGGGCCGCATGCCTCGTGGTGGGCGCGGGCGTCGCCATCGCCGCGCCGGCGCAGCAGACACCACCATCGCCCCCCCCGTCGGACCCCCCCGCCTCGCCCCCCACCGCCCAACCGGTGGACCTGTCGCAGATCGAGCCGCTCATCGCCCCGCTGGTCGAGAAGGAGGCCGCTGGAGCGCTCGACGAGGTGGAAAAGGCGCGGCTGGCGCTGCTCAAGCAGGCCCAGTCGCATCTGCAGACCCTGGCGACGCTGCAGGCGGAGTCGCAGCAACTGCTCGAACTGGCCCGCACCGCGCCGGACCGGGCCGCGGCGATTCAGACGGAGATCGCCGCCCCCATCGAGTCCGCGGTGCCGGCGGTCGATCCGGCGCTGACCGCGGAGGACATCACCGCGCGGCTGGAGACGGCCCGTCACGCGCTCGACGCCGCTCGCACGCAGCGGACCGCCGTCGAGGGCGACCTGGCCCGGCGCACGCAGCGCCTGGGCGCGCTGGCCACCGAGAGCGCCGAGGCCATCAACCGGCTGGCGGAACTGCGTTCGCGCCTCGGCGCCGGGGGCGACCCCAACGATCCTCCGCCGGTGGCGGAAGCCCGCCGGCTGGCGCTGCTCGCCGAGATCCGTCTGGTCGAGGGGCTGATCGCCAAGCTGGACGCCGAGGGTCGAAGCTACGAGGCGCGCAAGACCGTCATGCCCCTGCGCGTGCAGCAGGCGGACCGCAACGTGGTCATCGCGGAGCGCACGATCCGGGCCCTGGAGGAGGCGCTCAACCGCAAGCGCGCCGAGGCGGCGGAGGCGGCCCGACGCCAGGCCGAAGCGGAGCAGCGGGCCGCCGCCTTTCAGCACCCGCTGGTGCAGCACATCGTCGCCCGCAACACCGAACTCGCCACGCGCGTGGCGGAACTGACCACCACGATCACCGAGGCCACCGCCGAGCGCCAACAGCTCGAACGACTCCTCCAGACGTGGCGCGAGTCGTACCGGAAATCGCGGGAGCAGGCCGAGGTCGCCGGGCTGTCTGACACCATCGGTCTTCACCTGCGCAACCAGCGGTCGCGTCTGCCCGATGCGCGGGCCCATCAGCGCGCCACGGTGATCCGGCAGAAGTCGCTGCGCGAACTGCAGCTTGAGTCGAACCAGTACCACGACGCCCTCAACGACCTGGTGGAGCTGGACGCGGCGCTCGACGCCCGCATCGCCCAGGCCGATCCCCCCGTCGCGCCGGAACGCCTGGACCTGGTCCGCGTCGCGGCCCGCGAGGCGATGGTGCGCCAGCAGGAAACCCTCGCGCGACTGGTCGGCACGCTCGACGATTACGTTGACACGACCCTGCCCGAGCTTCAGCGCCTCGAGCGCGAGTTGATCGCGCTGGTCATCGAGTACCGCGCCTTCATCGACGAGCGCATCCTCTGGATTCAGAGCCGCGAAGTGGTGCAGATGAAGGATCTGCGGCTGTCGTGGGAGGCCATGAAGTGGTTCGCCCGCCCGGACGCCTGGCGCGAGACCGCGCAACTGCTGTGGACCGACGCCCGCCAGTATCCGCTGGTCTACCTGTCCACCATTCTGCTGCTGGCGGCCCTATTCGTGTCTCGGACTCGGCTGGCCCGACAGTTCGACGTGCTCGCGGAAAAGGTCCGCAAGCCGACGACCGACCGCTTCACCTGGACCTTCGCCGCCGCCGTGCTGACCCCCGTGCTGGCGGCGATCGGCCCGCTGGCCTTGGCGATCGTCGCGTGGCGACTCACCTCGGGCACGGTGCAGTCCGGCTTCGGGGCGGCGCTGGCGTCGGGCCTGCGGGGCGTCGCCATCCTGCTGTTCGGCACCGAGGTGCTTCGCATTCTCTGCCGCCCCGACGGCGTGGGCGACGCCCACCTGGGGTGGCGCGCCGATTCGCTGCGGCTGGTGCGCCACCACCTGCGCTGGCTGGTGCTGATCGCCATGCCGGCGGCGTTCGTCATCGGCGTGGCCGACGCCGCCGAGGAGCGCGCCCGCGAACCGCTGGAGGCGCTCTCCCGCCTGGCGTTCGCCCTGGCGCTGCTGGGCGGCGCGGTCTTCGCGCATCGTGTGTTCCACCCGGACCGGGGCGTGCTGCGCGACGTCATCGCCCGCTACCGGGGCGGGTGGATCGACCGGCTCCAGACCCTGTGGTTCTGGGGGCTGGTGCTGGCGCCCGCCGCCCTGGCCGCGGCGTCGCTGGTGGGCTGGCACTACACCGCGCTGCAGCTCGAGAGCCGGCTTCTCTCCTCCGCCATTCTGGTGCTCACGATCGTCACCGCCCACGCCATGTTCATGCGCTGGCTCACGCTCACGCAGCGGCGCATCGCCATCGAGCAGTGGCGCAGGAAGCGGGCCGCCATGGCCGAGCAGGCGGCGGCGCCATCCGCGGAAACCGGCGAAATCGCCTCCGCCGCCCCACAGGAGGAAGGCATCGACGTGGCGGCGGTCAGCGAGCAGTCCAAGCGGCTGCTGGGCGTGGCGGCGGTCTTCGCCCTGGTCATCGGACTGGCGTGGGTCTGGGCCGAGGTCATGCCCGCCTTCCGCATCCTCGACACGATCGTGATCTGGCACGATTCGCGCACCGTCACCGACGCCGACGGCATCTCATCCATCATCGCGGCGGACATCACGCTCACGCACCTGGCCATCGCGCTGATCATCTTCATCGTCACCTACGCGGTAAGCCGCAACATCCCCGGCCTGCTGGAGATCACCATCCTCCAGCGACTGCCGCTCACGCCCAGCGCGCGCTACGCGGTCACCACCCTGGTGCGCTACGTCATCGTCATCGTGGGCGTGGTGCTGGGGTTCAACGCCGTGGGCATCGGCTGGTCCAAGGTGCAGTGGCTGGCGGCGGCCATCACCTTCGGACTGGGCTTCGGACTTCAGGAGATCTTCGCCAACTTCGTCTCGGGCATCATCATCCTGTTCGAGCGCCCCATCCGCGTGGGCGACGTGGTCACCGTGGGCGACGTGTCGGGCGTGGTGTCCAAGATCCGCATGCGGGCCACCACCATCACCGACTGGGACCGCAAGGAGCTCATCATCCCCAACAAGGAGTTCGTCACGGGCCGGGTGATGAACTGGACGCTCTCCGACTCGACGCTGCGCGTGCGCATCACCGTCGGCATCGCCTACGGCTCGGACACCGAGAAGGCCAAGCAGGTGCTGCTGGACATGGCGGCGAGGAACCCGCTGGTGCTGCGCGACCCCCCGCCGCGGGCGCTCTTCATCGGCTTCGGCGCCAGTTCACTGGATTTCGAACTGCGCTGCTTCGTGGCCAGCGTGGACCACAACATGCAGGTGCGCGATGAACTGAACATGGCCATCGACCGCGCCTTCCGCGAGCAGGGCGTCGAAATCGCCTTCCCGCAGCAGGACATTCACATCCGGTCGGTGGATGCGCCGATTCCGCTGCAGCGCGTCGGGCGCGATCAGTCCGATCAGGAGCCGCCGTCGGTCGAACCACCCCGCGAAGCGTGA
- a CDS encoding HIT family protein has translation MPETIFSKIIRGEIPCHKVYEDEHVVAFLDIGPLSTGHTLLIPREAKAHLHELSDESAAALGRALPRLCRAVMRATGCTAYNVLQNNGRAAHQVVDHVHFHVIPRFEGAGLGLIWNAGKLDAGTGRDLAARMANAMMETGR, from the coding sequence ATGCCCGAGACCATCTTCTCCAAGATCATCCGCGGCGAGATTCCGTGCCACAAGGTGTACGAGGATGAACACGTAGTCGCCTTTCTCGACATCGGCCCGCTTTCGACCGGCCACACGCTGCTGATTCCCAGGGAGGCCAAGGCCCACCTGCACGAGTTGTCGGATGAGAGCGCCGCGGCTCTGGGTCGCGCGCTTCCCCGGCTGTGCCGCGCAGTGATGCGGGCCACGGGATGCACCGCCTACAACGTGCTGCAGAACAACGGCCGGGCGGCGCACCAGGTCGTGGATCATGTACATTTCCATGTCATTCCAAGATTCGAGGGCGCCGGGCTGGGGCTCATCTGGAACGCCGGCAAACTGGATGCGGGAACAGGCCGCGACCTGGCGGCCCGCATGGCGAACGCCATGATGGAGACGGGTCGATGA
- the clpB gene encoding ATP-dependent chaperone ClpB: MRMDKFTSLAQEAIAAASQDTLAKGHAELTPLHLLVALLEDEGGIARSIIGKAGVQPDQVARIASTELNRMPTISGTARQPQMSAAFMQVVQAAEKETKDLGDAYTSSEHLLIALADVKSNAKEILSVLGLDRKRLLGAVKALRQASGVTNITDQDQETTYEALKKYGIDLNERAQSGKLDPVIGRDDEIRRCMQVLSRRTKNNPVLIGEPGVGKTAIAEGLALRIVNGDCPASMRQSRIVTLDVGQLLAGAKFRGEFEERLKAVLREVAASEGRIILFIDELHTIVGAGAAEGAVSAGNLLKPALARGELRCIGATTLDEYRQHIERDAAFERRFQPIYVGEPSVEDTIAILRGLKPRYEAHHGVRIQDGALVTAATLSHRYIADRFLPDKAIDLLDEAASRLRIENDSMPVEIDELRRRIMQLEIEREALKIENDPESKKRLATIEQELAELNERNRTLTAQWEVEKKELDEIKRVKELIDQKRIELEQRQRQGDLEAAARIQYGELRDLDARLRQAEATLAKRQAQGQALVKEEVDAEQIAEVVAKWTGIPVSRLVESEREKLLRMEGELRRRVVGQDDAVKAVSDAVRRSRAGLGDAKRPIGSFLFLGPTGVGKTELCKALAEFLFDTDEAMVRIDMSEFMEQHAVARLIGAPPGYVGYEEGGRLTEAVRRRPYSVILFDEMEKAHPDVSNVLLQVLDEGRLTDGHGRTVDFRNTIIVMTSNLGSQMILDMAEKGAEDYEIEAHMRDLLKKTLRPELLNRIDETVVFHQLTREQLRGIIEIQLKHLRTRLADRGLSLELSEAAVKALAEEGWDPQFGARPLKRVIQQRIENEVASRILAGEARPGDTIRVDYEGKSFVFSSAGRRLPETETIA, from the coding sequence ATGCGAATGGACAAGTTCACGTCGCTGGCCCAGGAAGCCATCGCCGCCGCCTCGCAGGACACGCTGGCCAAGGGCCACGCCGAGTTGACGCCGTTGCACCTGCTGGTGGCGCTTCTGGAGGATGAGGGCGGCATCGCGCGCTCCATCATCGGCAAGGCCGGCGTGCAGCCAGACCAGGTCGCCCGCATCGCCTCGACCGAACTGAACCGCATGCCGACCATCTCAGGCACGGCGCGGCAGCCGCAGATGTCCGCCGCGTTCATGCAGGTGGTGCAGGCGGCGGAGAAGGAAACCAAGGATCTTGGTGACGCTTACACCTCGTCCGAGCACCTGCTCATCGCGCTGGCGGACGTGAAGTCCAACGCCAAGGAGATCCTCTCCGTGCTCGGGCTGGACCGCAAGCGGCTGCTTGGCGCGGTGAAGGCCCTGCGCCAGGCCTCGGGCGTGACCAACATCACCGACCAGGACCAGGAGACCACCTACGAGGCGCTCAAGAAGTACGGCATCGACCTGAACGAGCGCGCCCAGTCCGGCAAACTCGACCCGGTGATCGGGCGCGATGATGAAATCCGCCGCTGCATGCAGGTGCTCTCGCGGCGCACCAAGAACAACCCCGTGCTCATCGGCGAGCCGGGCGTGGGCAAGACGGCCATCGCCGAGGGGCTGGCCCTGCGCATCGTCAACGGCGACTGCCCGGCGTCAATGCGGCAGTCACGCATTGTCACGCTGGATGTGGGCCAGCTGCTCGCGGGCGCCAAGTTCCGGGGCGAGTTCGAGGAGCGGCTCAAGGCCGTGCTGCGCGAGGTGGCCGCCAGCGAGGGACGCATCATCCTCTTCATCGACGAGCTGCACACGATCGTGGGCGCGGGCGCGGCGGAAGGCGCGGTGAGCGCCGGCAACCTGCTCAAGCCCGCCCTGGCCCGCGGCGAGCTGCGCTGCATCGGCGCCACCACGCTGGATGAATACCGCCAGCACATCGAGAGGGACGCCGCCTTCGAGCGGCGCTTCCAGCCGATCTACGTGGGCGAGCCGAGCGTTGAGGACACCATCGCCATCCTGCGCGGGCTCAAGCCGCGCTACGAGGCGCACCACGGCGTGCGCATCCAGGACGGCGCGCTGGTCACCGCCGCCACGCTCAGCCACCGGTACATTGCCGACCGCTTCCTGCCCGACAAGGCCATTGACCTGCTCGATGAGGCCGCGAGCCGACTGCGCATCGAGAACGATTCGATGCCGGTGGAGATCGACGAACTTCGCCGCCGCATCATGCAACTGGAGATCGAGCGCGAAGCCCTCAAGATCGAGAACGACCCGGAGTCGAAGAAGCGGCTGGCCACCATCGAGCAGGAACTCGCCGAACTCAATGAGCGCAACCGCACGCTCACGGCGCAGTGGGAGGTCGAAAAGAAGGAGCTTGACGAGATCAAGCGCGTCAAGGAACTGATCGATCAGAAGCGCATCGAGCTGGAGCAGCGGCAGCGGCAGGGCGACCTGGAGGCCGCCGCTCGCATCCAGTACGGCGAACTGCGCGATCTCGACGCCCGGCTCAGGCAGGCGGAAGCCACGCTCGCGAAGCGACAGGCCCAAGGCCAGGCGCTGGTGAAGGAGGAGGTGGACGCTGAGCAGATCGCCGAGGTCGTCGCCAAGTGGACGGGCATTCCCGTGTCGCGGCTCGTCGAGAGCGAGCGTGAGAAACTGCTGCGCATGGAGGGCGAGCTGCGCCGCCGCGTGGTGGGGCAGGATGACGCAGTCAAGGCCGTCTCCGACGCCGTGCGCCGCAGCCGCGCCGGGCTGGGCGACGCCAAGCGGCCCATCGGGTCGTTCCTGTTCCTCGGCCCGACCGGCGTGGGCAAGACGGAGTTGTGCAAGGCGCTGGCGGAGTTCCTCTTCGACACCGACGAGGCGATGGTCCGCATCGACATGTCGGAGTTCATGGAGCAGCACGCGGTGGCCCGTCTGATCGGCGCGCCCCCCGGCTACGTGGGCTACGAGGAGGGCGGCCGCCTCACCGAGGCCGTGCGCCGCCGACCCTATTCCGTCATCCTGTTCGACGAGATGGAGAAGGCCCACCCCGACGTCAGCAACGTGCTCCTGCAGGTGCTTGACGAAGGCCGACTCACCGACGGGCACGGCCGCACCGTGGACTTCCGCAACACGATCATCGTGATGACCAGCAACCTCGGTTCGCAGATGATCCTCGACATGGCCGAGAAGGGCGCGGAGGACTACGAGATCGAGGCGCACATGCGCGACCTGCTCAAGAAGACCCTTCGCCCCGAACTGCTCAACCGCATCGACGAGACGGTGGTCTTCCACCAGCTCACGCGCGAGCAGCTGCGCGGCATCATCGAGATTCAGCTCAAGCACCTGCGCACGCGGCTGGCCGATCGGGGGCTCTCGCTGGAGCTCAGCGAGGCGGCCGTCAAGGCGCTGGCGGAGGAAGGGTGGGATCCGCAGTTCGGCGCCCGACCGCTCAAGCGGGTCATCCAGCAGCGCATCGAGAACGAGGTGGCGTCGCGCATCCTCGCGGGCGAGGCGAGACCGGGCGACACCATCCGCGTGGATTACGAGGGCAAGAGCTTCGTCTTCTCGTCGGCAGGCCGGCGCCTGCCGGAAACCGAAACCATCGCCTGA
- a CDS encoding biotin--[acetyl-CoA-carboxylase] ligase codes for MNEIPLEQWPDRLNAAIDRLAASGSPLRRAVVLREVDSTQDAAIRLNAKPGDVIVAWEQTRGRGRLGRRWSGGAERARGSSGAPAGAAVTFTLPAGVSERLSLLAGVAAAEAVESHLNRPVRLKWPNDVIVDGRKIAGVLVEQDRAVARVGVGINVSQCDWPDDLRSIAISLAQAGACVDRLVVIETLIGALSRCWVATDDALKEAFRRRDLLTGAHAVLRHDGREYEGAIIGIDPTRGLTIETIEGPRVLPAATTTIVRVETDGFARA; via the coding sequence GTGAACGAGATTCCTCTCGAGCAATGGCCTGATCGGCTGAACGCGGCCATCGACCGGCTTGCCGCGTCGGGATCACCGCTGCGCCGCGCCGTGGTGCTGCGCGAGGTGGATTCGACGCAGGACGCCGCGATCCGCTTGAACGCCAAGCCAGGCGACGTGATCGTGGCGTGGGAGCAGACGCGCGGTCGCGGACGGCTGGGGCGGCGGTGGTCCGGCGGCGCGGAGCGGGCTCGCGGGTCGAGCGGCGCACCGGCAGGCGCCGCCGTCACGTTCACCCTGCCCGCTGGCGTCTCCGAACGCCTCTCTCTCCTGGCGGGGGTCGCAGCGGCGGAGGCGGTGGAATCACACCTGAACCGTCCCGTGCGGCTCAAGTGGCCGAACGATGTGATCGTTGACGGACGCAAGATCGCGGGCGTGCTGGTGGAGCAGGATCGCGCCGTCGCACGCGTGGGCGTCGGCATCAACGTGTCGCAGTGCGACTGGCCGGACGACCTGCGGTCCATCGCCATTTCGCTGGCCCAGGCGGGCGCGTGCGTAGATCGGCTGGTCGTGATTGAAACGCTCATCGGCGCGCTGTCGCGATGCTGGGTGGCGACCGATGACGCTCTGAAGGAGGCGTTCCGCCGACGCGACCTGCTCACCGGCGCTCACGCCGTGCTGCGCCACGACGGACGGGAGTATGAAGGCGCCATCATTGGGATCGACCCAACGAGGGGGTTGACGATCGAGACCATCGAAGGCCCCCGGGTGCTGCCAGCCGCCACAACGACCATCGTTCGGGTTGAGACGGACGGATTCGCCCGTGCCTGA